The Theropithecus gelada isolate Dixy chromosome 3, Tgel_1.0, whole genome shotgun sequence genomic sequence GCCACAGCTTGCTATAATAGTCTGTTTTGTCATGTTCTTAGTATTTGGACATAATCACTTCTGAGACAGTGCCCCTTAAAGTGAACTGAATTAAAACAAGGAACAAAAGTTTATAGTAGAGTAAGAAATGAAACCTAAATCGGACACGGtagtgcatgcctttagtcctggctacttggaggaagctgaggcaggaggattgtttgagctcaggaatttgagtccagtctgggcagcataatgagaccttgtctcttaggggaaaaaaagaaacttaagatAGTAAGtttatttaataacattaattGTATTAATGAAATTTACATTTATGATTGCAACTATGTACTAATACTTCAAGAATGAAGTAcagtttttttttggagaggtaTGCACTTTTTCTGATAAAATTGCTTAATGGCCTAATATGACATATTCCACTTCACTTTTCGCTTTTTGCAAATTCGGGTTTGAGAACACACAATTCTGTGATTCATTTGGGGCATATTTTAGATTATAAGGATtcttttctctgttgcccaggcgggagtgcagtggcgcaatcgcagctcactgcaccctttgcctcccgagctcaagccatcctcccatctcagccttccgggtagcagggactataggcacatgccaccacgcccagctaatttttgtattttttgtagagacaggattttggcatgttgcccaggttcgtctcgaactcctgggctgaagcccatcttagcctcccaaagtgctgggattatataggCGTtagtcaccgtgcctggtcagTTCTTTGCTTCTTAACATAGCACTGTCATTGCTGTGGGAACTTGCATAGTAAATACTTGGGTGACGTGAACCCTCAGTATATTCCTAGCTAGGTATTTTCAGACTAATATATAtaactttgtaattttaatataGAACAGTCTATATTAATATGCAAATTTCCATAGCATTTTTGAAGTAGGTAGAGTCATTTCAAGGTGATGGCAAATTTATAGTTTTTTCCCCAAGGAAAATCTTTTGTACTATAGGGGtttatatgttaaattttaattttgtcctGTTAAGTatatctgatgtttttctccCAGGCTAATCATTTAGTATTGAGTGATGGGTCAGTGTCATGATTTCTGATTTTGGTTTAATAGATTTTAATAGTGAAAGTTAAGATGGCTGGtgctttttcttatattttattttcaattagctGTAGAAATTCTTGCTGATATAATACAAAACAGCACATTGGGAGAAGCAGAGATTGAACGTGAGCGTGGAGTAATCCTTAGAGAGATGCAGGAAGTTGAAACCAATTTACAAGAAGTTGTTTTTGATTATCTTCATGCCACAGCTTATCAAAATACTGCACTTGGACGGACAATTTTGGGACCAACAGAAAATATCAAGTAGGTATAACTCTCAGAATTTCTTGGTGGGTAAGGGAAtttatgaattttgaaaaattaacatttacaaaCTTTCAAAAAGTATGTTTCAAAAAGTCATTTTCCTCCTGATAATCTAAGTGAAATTGTAGTTAGCTACATTTTGGTCCCACCTAGCTCCCAAGCATGTGAGTTCATAGGTACTTCGGAGTAAACCAGTAATGGtgtcaaatcttttttccttGATGTAAAAAAGTCGAAGTTCTTTGATGTGTTGTCTATATCCTATTTCTGCCTGCATTTTAGGATACGGTTATGGTCCAATTTGATTTCAGGTATATTATGTgaagatctgttttttttttttttttggtttcctttaaaaatggttttaccTCATTTACAGATCTATAAGTCGTAAGGACTTAGTGGATTATATAACCACACATTATAAGGGACCAAGAATAGTGCTTGCTGCTGCTGGAGGTTAGTCAATTTCAATTTCTACAAATGTTTTAAACACAGTTGTTGGAGTGGTATGCTTATTAGTTTGATCCTGTTGGGAGATAGCCTAAGAATTTTCATTTACATAGCAAGTAACTGTATTTGATACTGTGTAAGGGGAATGTGGAGCACTGGAACCAGactttctctctattttttttaaagtaggtttcatttaggctgggcgtggtggctcactcctgtaaccccagcactttgggaggccgaggcgggcggatcacgaggtcaggagttcaagaccagcctgactaatatggtgaaaccctgtctatactaaaaatagaaaaattagccgggcatggtggcgggtgcctgtagtcccagctactcaggaggctgaggtaggagaatcacttgaaccagggaggcggaggttacagtgagccaagatcgcaccactgcactccagcctgggtgacagagtaagactgtctcaaaaaaaaaaaaaaatgtaggttttATTTCTAGAAAGACTTAATGAACTGTTTAATACATAAGTGTACATAGTAGAATGTGCAAGAAAAGGGCAAAGGAGTGAACTGGGAGAGAGTCGGAAGATAGCATTCTGTACTTTGAGAATTTCttgagattttaaattatttcttgagAACCAACTTCGTCCTTGTTCAAGCGTGGAATGGGTATGTTAATTATTTGATTTGttcaattattcatttaataGATCTAATTTTTGGGAAGGAGAAGCACGTAGGGAGCCATGAGAATGCTGAATGGGAATCCAAACATGCAGGTGACTTTAGAAGGTTTCCTTGAGGTCATGTTTGAAGccaatgaatgaagaaaaaaaaaaaattcacagcagATATTGCCAGATTTCCTGGCAGTCTGAATCTAGGCAACAGTACATTTTAAttggtttccagttttttttcttttaaaaatatatttatagaagtAGAGATGGATTcttaactatgttgcccaggctggtttcgaactcttgagctcaagtgatccttccaccttggcctcccaaagcttggggattacaggcgtgagccactgcacctggtctccagttttcatttctttgtattttttaatattagagCAAAGTGAAGTGTTGTTTCATGttgtaaatttttctctttttagaaattgtaatttaaaaattctagttGCTCCGGATTGATTTCTGAGCTAATTACCTGGGGGGTAATGAAGAAGATGAAAACATTAAATATCAAGCATGTTATTCATTGTAGTGCCTAGCTAAAAATCATGTTACTTTCATTGTACATGGCAGGAAGTGCACTCTGAAATTCTCTTGAGTAACACTGTTTCTAAATTGGCTCTTGCAGACTTGGGCTTAAGTGTTTGAAACTGTCTTGGAAATGGGACAAGATACTTGTTAGATGGGTCCTCAACAACAAAGCTTTCTGGAACCTCTCTGCCATTGTTGGTGGCATATGGACaaaatgagttttttgttttactttggttTATGGGTTCATTTTGACAAAGTTGAGATATCTTTAGTTTAATGCTTATAGATTAATTagtattcattttaaatactATATAAGTGATGTGCCTTACAAATGATTGCATCTTAAATTCAATTAAATAGGCCAGTTTTAAGTTTCTGCTGACCTCTGAATTATGTCTTGGCTACCATTTAGCTCTTCTAGGTTAATCTTCAGAATGTATAGTTTTTATTTGCCAAATAGTTTTTTGTATCCTAGcttcatttattataaaattataatttaacattttaattatacattaagTTAAAGAATCTTAATTTGGGTCTCAAGTTCAGATAGTAAGAGATATAGAGTCTTAAGAAATTCCTAAGCTTTTGCATTTGGATACCTATTAATGTATTCAGAAATAATTTAGATGACACTATTTTgttcctgagttttttttttgagacggagtttcactcttgttggccaggctggagtgcaatggcgtcatcttggctcactgcaaactctgccttccggattcaagcgattctcctgctttagcctcccgagtagctgggattacaggcatgcatcactacacccgactaattttgttttagtagagatggggtttctccatgttggtcaggctggtctacctccgacctcaggtgatccgcctgccgcagcttcccaaagcgctgggattatgggcatgagccactgcgccgggccctGTTCCTGAGTTCTGATAGGAGAGCGCAGAGAATATAGTATATCTGTGTATCCcgctttcttttatttatttaattttatttattttagacacagagtcttgctctgtcaccccagttggagtgcagtggtgtcatctcagctcactgcaacctctgtctcctgggttcaagcaattctcctgcctcagcctcctgaatagctgggattattacaggtgcctgctaccatgcccagctagtttttgtatttttagtagagacagggttttactatattggccaggctggtcttgaactcctgatctcaagtgacctgcccaccttggcttcccaaagtgctgggattacaggtgtgagccatggcacccggcttttaaaatttattttattgagacaggagtcttactatgttcttgctatgtccaggctggtcttgaactcctgaactcaaatgatcctcccacctcagccttctaaagtactgggattataggcatgagccaccatgcccagctccagctttttaaaaattagatagagctcatatttgtattttccactacaaaaaaattttttttttttttgcaaattggaaaattggcatttttttttgCTAGTTTGGATCCCagaaatttttataatagaaCGTAATTTTGTAAAAAGTGGAGTTTTCAAGTTGTCTTATTCTTAGCTGTGAATCCATTGGTCTGTTGATGAAAACTGTCATTTGCTCTACAAAATGAGAAAGCTGTGCAACCTCAAGCTTTGCAATGCCAAGGAAATAGGTGTGCTATGTGGGCTTACTCTTAAATAATGGCTTTTAGTGAGTGTAGATACTTCATGTGTAATGTACATCACATTATATCACCTAGGGATTTTTGTAAACTATATTGCTGCTAGatacatgtgaaaatattttctttcaatttaggTGTTTCCCATGATGAACTGCTTGACTTAGCAAAGTTTCATTTTGGTGACTCTTTATGCGCGCACAAAGGAGAAAtaccagctctgcctccctgcaCATTCACAGGAAGTGAGGTAGGGCAAGCCTCCCAGCTAGTATTTAGCCTTTTGGATTCCTTGTGTTGTATTTACACATAAGTAAACAAAATGTACTATTTCCAGtaggaataaaatggaataaaaggcTTACactgaaatacagaaaaagggaagaggaTGTACTCATTTGCTTAAGATTCCTTCCTCTTCTGTATTGTTTAACcacctgtttttctttcctaaggaagcaaggttttttttgttttgtttttaaatttctccatTCTAGTCTGAAAGGAAGCAGAGTTTTAAGAGCAGTTTATAATTTGgtctttttgtgctttttctttggCACTGTGCAAATTTATATATTGTAATATCTGGAAGTAATCTTTTAAACCCCATATTTTGACTTTCACTTCAGGTTTACTCTTGGCTCAGTTTTGCCCACAGTATGTTTTGGGAGGGGGTAGTAACTGTTAGAGCCAGAACTTGCAGGGAATCTACTAGTTATCAACTAGCTTTAAGCCTCTTTAGGGGCTTAGTTTGCCATGTGAAGAATGATGCTCAACGTAGTATCTGGAAAATGCCCTGATATTGGCAGCTGCCTGGAACTGTAGCATTGGCAGTACAGAAATAAACCTGTAACGTCAATATGACATTTCGATAGAAAAGTTCAGattgaggctgggcgtgatggctcatgcctgtaatcccagcacttggagggctgaggcaagtgtgtcacttgaggttaggattttgagaccagcctcactaacatggtgaaactccgtctctactaaaaatacaacaattagctgggtgtggtggtggtgcatgcctgtaatccagctactcgggaggcagaagttgcagttagccgagatggcgccactgcactccagcctgcgcgacagagtctcaaaaaaataaaaagaaaaattcagattgACGAACACAAAGGATTAATTTCTACCAGTGAAATGATGCAACCCTTTTTGACCTGGTAAACCACGTGGTGGCCGTCTGTAGTAAAATGCGTTGGGAAAAGTAATTTTTCCTTAACCCATGAAATTTCTTCTAGGCTAAACTATACAATGTAATGAGGCCTGATAGTTAAAAAATCAAGAGAGAGTCCTGGTGTGCATTTTAACTTTGCAATTAATGGGACTGGtgattttttcttgttaataagCATGTTATATAATGTTAATCTTAACTAGAGGTCCTCCTGCTTTATCTGAACTAGATTCGTGTGAGGGATGACAAGATGCCTTTGGCGCACCTTGCAATAGCTGTTGAAGCTGTTGGTTGGGCACATCCAGATACAATCTGTCTCATGGTTGCAAACACGCTGATTGGCAACTGGGATCGCTCTTTTGGAGGAGGAATGgtaagtgattttaaaagaaattttccgTAACAGATGGAAGATTATCATGTTTTCTTAAATACAAGTTCTTTGTAAGAATCCTTTTTTGAAGTGGCAAAATAGAGCCTTGTACTGTGAATTATATAAACTGATCCTGGTTTGCATGTGggccagaaaaaaacattttctttttttctttgccacaAAGTTTATTACTGGCAAAATTTGAATAAGGacagaaaaattagctagaaGTACTATATCAATGTTAATATCCTAATTTTAATGGTCAGTAGGCCTTCTATATCTGTGggttccatattcatggattcaaccaaccatagGTGGAAAATTTGGGGGAACAAATGGATGGTTTCATCTGTACTAAACATgtatggacttttttttggtcacttcccatatagtataacaactatgtACATAGCATTTACATGGATTGGgtatttagagatgatttaaagtatatagcaCAATCTgcttatatgcaaatactatataCACCATAGTACATGAGGGCTctagcatctgtggattttggtatccacagggatCTGGGAACCAGTTCTCCACAGATACTGAGGAGCTATACCGAGGTGATGTAAGAAAATTAGTTTCCTTGTTTTTCACAAGTACATACTAAAGTACTTGGGGCAAGAAGCATCACATCTAAAACTCAAAACAGTTGAAAAAACTTGTATAAAGAGAATAAAGCAAACATGGTAAAATAACAGGGAATTTGGATAAAGGGAATTCTCTGTActgtttttgcaacttttttatAAGTTGGAATTATTGCAAAACACAGTGTATAGATTTGTCTTTACTCATAGATTTCTCCAAAATACATTTCATCTAAATATCTTAAGCTTTGTATGCAATATAACTTTGAATCTAAGCGTATGTAACCAAGAGCCCTAAAAATTGGGTTGATAATAGCAGTCTAGTTTTAGAAGTAGGTATAACTACTACATTAATTATAAGGATTCATTGCTTTTATAACATGAATTTCTTCAGGGGGTGCACTGGATTAATAAGCACAATTGTTAGTCATACTGAATTTTAACTGTACTACTGAGATGTTGAATAAAACTAGGAAATTTGCCTCTAAGGATATTCACTGTTTTCCACACACtccattttcctttctgtattttggACATGTGTACTTAAAAttctcttggaattttttttttccttacagaaTTTATCTAGCAAGCTGGCCCAGCTCACTTGTCATGGCAATCTTTGCCATAGCTTTCAGTCTTTCAACACTTCCTACACAGATACAGGATTATGGGGACTGTATATGGTTTGTGAACCAGCCACTGTTGCAGACATGCTACATGTTGTTCAGAAAGAATGGTGagaatttaagtaatttaaattttgCCTTTAATTCGTTTTAGACTAGTTTTTTCTGTATACTTCATGGTGATTTATGgtaattttaccttttaattaAGAGACCTAGATAAACAGTAGTTGCCATGTTTTTAAAGGTTTCTGATGTTTTTTCCTAAGTCTCAAGATGTGAAGTTGATTTATActataggacttttttttttttttttttgttttgagatggggtgttgctctgttgccaggctggagtgtagttgcactatctcggctcactgcagcctctgcctcctaggttcaagcagttctcccacctgagtctcccgagtagctgggattacaggtgtaccaccatgcctggctaatttcttgtatttttagtagagacagggtttcatcatgttggccaggctggtcctgaacccctgacctcaggtgatccaccctcctcagcctcccaaagtgctgggattacaggcgtgagccaccgtacccggctgaAAGTTTTAATCTTTCAGAAGCAGGTTAACTCAGAAAGATGATCCTAAAAGTTTAAAAGCCAACTAGAAGTTGTTTGGAAAATATCTTTGAAAGTAATCTGGTTGAAAGGAAAGTAAATCTGAAGTTGccactgctaaaagaaaacaatcaaagtATATTGAGTCAGTAGATGGGCAGAAAGGCTCACAGCTTCTTGGAAAACATTTAGCTCTGGTTCCTTTCCTCCACTATTCTTAAATTGGCTTACATCTTTCTAAATCTAGTCAACTAGGATGTaattattaagttaaaaattagGTTTaagattttcattgtttttagaaACCAATGAATGACCCACTGACTTAACCCATAGCATATCAGACCCCAAGAGATGGGGACTCATGAAGTCTCAAGATGCTTATAGCATTTCTGAAAATGTCATCAGCCCATTTGTATTAAACCTTTGTGTGCTAATGAGTAATTAGACATGTTTATCATTTTTGAGAAATTAATTCTggggaaaataatcattttagcTTTTGCTTAATTAGAATTAAATCATAATCACCTGTATGTTATGTGTAGACTACGGCATCATCATTCTTAGGTCATTAACTCATGAAATACAACATTTTCCAACTGCTTAATAATactgtttttccaaatattttttaggATGCGGCTCTGTACAAGTGTCACCGAAAGTGAAGTCGCACGAGCCAAAAATCTCCTGAAAACAAACATGTTGTTGCAGCTTGATGGTAAAAATATAAGACATAGCTTCTATTTTCATATGGTTGATCTATATTCCAATActtaatttttccttctctttaaacAGGTTCAACTCCAATTTGTGAAGATATTGGTAGGCAAATGTTATGCTATAATAGAAGGATTCCCATCCCTGAGCTTGAAGCAAGAATTGATGTAAGTAGTCCTGAGTTATTACTGGGTCATGTGTAAAAAGATCCTTGTTACAAAAGCTGAGAATATTTATCTTTCATCTTgctttagttttaaaaagttcCAGGTATAGACGTTGTCTTTACTACAAAAAGCTGAATGACAGTATCTTCCATATTTCAGGCTGTGAATGCTGAGACAATTCGAGAAGTATGtaccaaatatatttataataggaGTCCAGCTGTTGCTGCTGTTGGTAAGCCTGGCTTCTTTTCTTCTATGCGAAAAGTTGGCCAAGTACTTTTAATTAACTGTCTTCTTTTTAATCCTTAGGTCCCATTGAGCAACTACCAGATTTTAAACAGATTTGCAGTAACATGTGTTGGCTTCGTGGTTAAAATGCTCGTTATCAAGGTTATTTGAACACATGTATTTATAAAACTGagatctagaaaaaaataaaaatgaacatgtatATACATTTGAATGAAAACATGTATATACATCTGGAAATCTGAATGAAATACTGTATCATACTTTCAAAGGATAAAAAGACTACCCCTCTGAAGGCTGTTTTGTATTAATGGTCAATCTTTGTTCTCTGAGAAATTATGTTGGAAGCAGCATACTTTCAAATTATTACCATAAGTataattttaagaatgaaaatgtttacagtattttcagttttattataaaaatgcacATACAACAAAGATTGTCATTAAGTCATTTCTTGGCTCTGCTTGCATTCAGCACTTGTTCTTGAGCAGCTTTCTTTGCTTTTACCATCTCGACAAGTTCctaggaagggagaaaggaagatgtcagaatttaaaaacagacattttaatCTAGTGTTTGGTATAAAGAATTCAAACAACTAAGACAGTACTAAGTATACCGATTTCACTGCCTGCCAGGGCCTAGAAAGTTGCTAAGGTTGCTCATTTATTCCTAATAATATTGGCCCCATAACTACTGGTGTTGAAATAAGCACTATATTATTAACCACTTAATAGACATAAAATGTGAGCTGTATAACCCAcgttaaatttaaaatacaacaatCTATAAACTCTTAAGTCTGCAACCTTATATCGTTTCATGCAGTCCTTCTTTGTCCTGCCAGGCACTGCTTCTGCTATTTTTTCCCATCTTTCAGGTGTATTTACTGGGTATGTTTTCAAAGCTTGTTCCAAAAGCTTCTGTTCTTCTGTTGTCCAAGGGGTGAAGTCCATATATGGACctgtttaagaaaaatttttatttgaaaactgtCTTGTTCAGAACATGTTCCCAGACAAGTCTTGTGGTCCACAAGTGTCCGCTAAGTGCCCATTTCAGTCTGGGATGtgtcattttgaaataaacttgTAGAGATGAGAGATACATATATCCCCCCTCTCAGtgttaagaagagaaaaaactttAGATGACTCACATcccagaaaataaaatctcaaaggctttttaaaacacaagagTAAAGATCTGCCTTGTACTGTTTATCTCTtataaatcaatgtaatatacccACTAGACTGGAAAAAAGCcatatttaaatttatagtaGTGTTGGACTCTCAGGCTCAAAAACACAACCACAATTCATTGAGAGTTCTGATAAATCTACTTCCTTACAGGATAGGTAAAAGAGCTTCCTCACAGTTAAACTTTTGCTGGATAGAAACCCTGGAAACCATTTTTGTTTTACACTGAAGGAAACAAACCTAGCAAAATTAAGCCAAGTGCCCAAGGTACCAGTGCCGAAGAAGCAAGCTGAGATTAGATTGTGTTGTAGTGTGGTGTTCTCTTCACCACATCTGCTAAAATCTTGGGAGCCAATGCTGAACATTTCCAATAACTGCTATTGTGGTTTTTCAACTAAACCtttaatatttcagaaaacatcTAAGATGTGTGTCagaaacaaatgtatttcttaaggATGTTAAGTATTACACAGTCCACTTGTGTAGGTAAAAGGAGAATGTTAAGTGGCAGAGAGCTGATTTGGTTAAGTCAATGGACTTCTGGCAATTTAGTTATTTCAGACTATGCAGTGACAACACAGACTTAATATTACCAGTACCCTGACCACTACTTGAAACTGCATCCTGTGAGATCTGTCACAAAGTTAAGCCTAGAAACCAAAGTTCCTTCCcaattaaagaaggaaaaaaacaaacaaacaaaaaacccccaccaCCTATTCAAAACAAAGCAGAGAATTTGTATAATATTTGAAGGTACCTAAGGTACATAAGAAGCTTTTTTGAAGgtaacttttaagttctaggaagTCTTGTTGAATTTCCTTATATTGGTTTAAAGCCCTGAATACCATAGATTTTATATCCTGTCTTGGAAAAAAGATGGAAGTGACATGGCAGTATTTCCTGCTGTTTTCCAGTTACTTCACAataccaaaataaattaaatgtactGTTGCAAAATTCCTATGAGAAATCACTATTCAAAAAATGGTACCAGGTTGATGTTTAATGGTACAACTGAAGAGGAAGGAGCCTTCCCATTTCCATAAAAGAGGCAAAGATGCTAAAAGACAAAGGACTACTGTCAGTCACTCTTGCCTTCACAGGGTCACCTCTCCTCACAGCAGACTGGACAAGTATCAGGGCCTACTTCCCTCCAACATGGAAACAAGTCCCCTAAGAGCTGAGACTAGTGTGCTAATACCTGTTGTATGGTATTTTGTGGAGATAAAGGCACAGGAGAATAAACCCCTTTAGAAGTGTCCTTCAGGTGTTCTGAAACCCTGCCTTGTTACTTACCTTtattaaaagaactgaaataatgcCTAACTCAGCCAAACAAGTTACCCCTGATTTTTGCAAACAGTGATCTTCCTCCCCTATATAACACTGAGTCTCGTATCTTTAAGTTGAAATTTTGGGATAATAAACAAGATTAAGAAGATAGGTAAAACTGGGACtcttagaagaaagaaacagCTTATCATGTATAGTCAAGTCTATTAATCCAAAAGCATCTTTCTGCGATT encodes the following:
- the PMPCB gene encoding mitochondrial-processing peptidase subunit beta isoform X1 produces the protein MAAAAAARVMLLPAARRRLWGFSESLLIRGAAGRSLYFGENRLRSTQAATQVVLNVPETRVTCLESGLRVASEDSGLSTCTVGLWIDAGSRYENEKNNGTAHFLEHMAFKGTKKRSQLDLELEIENMGAHLNAYTSREQTVYYAKAFSKDLPRAVEILADIIQNSTLGEAEIERERGVILREMQEVETNLQEVVFDYLHATAYQNTALGRTILGPTENIKSISRKDLVDYITTHYKGPRIVLAAAGGVSHDELLDLAKFHFGDSLCAHKGEIPALPPCTFTGSEIRVRDDKMPLAHLAIAVEAVGWAHPDTICLMVANTLIGNWDRSFGGGMNLSSKLAQLTCHGNLCHSFQSFNTSYTDTGLWGLYMVCEPATVADMLHVVQKEWMRLCTSVTESEVARAKNLLKTNMLLQLDGSTPICEDIGRQMLCYNRRIPIPELEARIDAVNAETIREVCTKYIYNRSPAVAAVGYNHRSELCEWKWNKLFSKRHTISYSYVNILSPQPQPP
- the PMPCB gene encoding mitochondrial-processing peptidase subunit beta isoform X2, with translation MAAAAAARVMLLPAARRRLWGFSESLLIRGAAGRSLYFGENRLRSTQAATQVVLNVPETRVTCLESGLRVASEDSGLSTCTVGLWIDAGSRYENEKNNGTAHFLEHMAFKGTKKRSQLDLELEIENMGAHLNAYTSREQTVYYAKAFSKDLPRAVEILADIIQNSTLGEAEIERERGVILREMQEVETNLQEVVFDYLHATAYQNTALGRTILGPTENIKSISRKDLVDYITTHYKGPRIVLAAAGGVSHDELLDLAKFHFGDSLCAHKGEIPALPPCTFTGSEIRVRDDKMPLAHLAIAVEAVGWAHPDTICLMVANTLIGNWDRSFGGGMNLSSKLAQLTCHGNLCHSFQSFNTSYTDTGLWGLYMVCEPATVADMLHVVQKEWMRLCTSVTESEVARAKNLLKTNMLLQLDGSTPICEDIGRQMLCYNRRIPIPELEARIDAVNAETIREVCTKYIYNRSPAVAAVGPIEQLPDFKQICSNMCWLRG